Proteins encoded within one genomic window of Aquarana catesbeiana isolate 2022-GZ linkage group LG03, ASM4218655v1, whole genome shotgun sequence:
- the LOC141134062 gene encoding uncharacterized protein, with protein MRIHTGEKPFQCSECDKCFSAKGNLTRHQRTHTGEKPYRCSECNESFSQPEHLSYHQKKINQGENAFKCTECDRCFYAKSNLINHQRIHTGEKPFRCSECDKCFAEKSALKTHQRIHTGERPFMCSECDQCFKQTTHLLQHQKIHTGEKPFRCLECDKCFVQIAYLNLHQKVHTGEKPYRCSECDKSFAQMRFLAIHQKVHTGEKSFKCLECGKCFQQKTGLTQHQRIHTGEAPYRCNECDKYFSRKENFVLHMRNHTGEKPFQCSECDKGFSSKASLTRHQRVHTGEKPFRCPECNESFSESSLLSYHQRKIHQRENAFKCTECDRCFYKKSNLINHQRIHTGEKSFRCSECDKHFADKSALKTHQRLHTGEKPFMCSECDQCFNQSSHLLQHQKIHTGEKPFRCSECDKCFVHIAHFNLHQKIHTGEKPYSCSECDKSFAEMRLLANHQKVHKGEKYFKCVECGKCFQQNTHLTRHQRIHTGEKPFRCLECHTCFTRKESLTKHQMIHIGEISKFN; from the exons ATGAGGatccacacaggagagaagccatttcaATGCTCAGAATGTGATAAGTGTTTCTCAGCAAAGGGAAATCTTACTAGACATCAGaggactcacacaggagagaaaccgtATAGATGTTCAGAATGTAATGAGAGTTTCTCACAACCGGAACATCTTTCTtatcaccagaagaagattaaccaAGGAGAAAATGCATTTAAATGCACAGAATGTGACAGATGTTTCTATGCCAAGTCAAATCTTATTAATCACCAaaggattcacacaggagagaagccattccgatgttcagaatgtgacaaatgTTTTGCCGAAAAATCTGCACTTAAGACACACCAAAGGATTCATACTGGAGAAAGGCCATTTATGTGCTCAGAATGTGATCAATGCTTTAAACAAACTACTCATCTTTTGCAACACCAGaagattcacacaggagagaagccatttagATGTTTAGAATGTGACAAATGCTTTGTGCAAATTGCTTATCTTAATCTACACCAAAAggttcacacgggagagaagccatatagatgttcagaatgtgacaagaGCTTTGCGCAAATGAGATTTCTTGCTATACACCAGAAGGTTCACACGGGAGAAAAATCATTTAAATGTTTGGAATGTGGCAAGTGTTTTCAACAAAAGACCGGTCTTACtcaacaccagaggattcacacaggagaaGCACCATATAGAT gtaatg aatgtgataaGTATTTCTCAAGAAAGGAGAATTTTGTTTTACATATGAGGaaccacacaggagagaagccatttcaATGCTCAGAATGTGACAAGGGTTTCTCATCAAAGGCAAGTCTTACTAGACATCAGagggttcacacaggagagaaacctTTTAGATGTCCAGAATGTAATGAGAGCTTCTCAGAATCATCACTTCTTTCTTACCACCAGAGGAAGATTCACCAACGAGAAAATGCATTTAAATGCACAGAATGTGACAGGTGTTTCTATAAAAAGTCAAATCTTATTAATCACCAaaggattcacacaggagagaagtcaTTCCGATGTTCAGAATGCGACAAACATTTTGCCGACAAATCTGCACTTAAGACACACCAAAGGCTTCACACTGGAGAAAAGCCATTTATGTGTTCAGAATGTGACCAGTGCTTTAATCAATCATCTCATCTTTTGCAACACCAgaagattcacactggagagaagccatttagatgttcagaatgtgacaaatgCTTTGTGCACATTGCTCATTTTAATCTACACCAAAAgattcacacgggagagaagccgtatagTTGTTCAGAATGTGACAAGAGCTTTGCAGAAATGAGACTTCTTGCTAACCACCAGAAGGTTCACAAGGgagaaaaatattttaaatgtgtGGAATGTGGCAAGTGTTTTCAACAAAATACACATCTTACtagacaccagaggattcacacagggGAAAAACCATTTAGATGTTTGGAATGTCACACGTGTTTTACAAGAAAGGAAAGTCTTACCAAACACCAGATGATTCACATTGGGGAAATAAGCAAATTCAATTAG